From Cyprinus carpio isolate SPL01 chromosome A7, ASM1834038v1, whole genome shotgun sequence, a single genomic window includes:
- the LOC109107407 gene encoding ranBP-type and C3HC4-type zinc finger-containing protein 1-like isoform X3, whose product MPFRYSTALSPRGRRRVSPPSAEHGPGEGRGIPPRVTGHQRNSGWTQRVAICSSTEERQLPPKPLDTQNSAPMPRTEEICAELVSAIEAGDVRVASVCASSLAKQKAALSIQPSKPNYTGTEMSLAVVVEDASSSCCVTVKVVPHSTIGALKQQVFTDYGFHPSVQRWVIGQSLCSDHRSLASYGVQQDGDTAFLYLISARQDRLSRGLYQQAQPALVAASNHPHQEAVTNGPALNTALRPYSTLPTRLHNSHNTPSNSAGGTERLGLGEIRDLINLELPQLNEALSPNRTSTQLGWACPTCTYINKPTRPGCEMCSANRPEGYTVPGNYRPDALELRRIQQEKEAVRQYQQAREAERRENYARLVQMDGQDLVPNPERVECRICYVELEPGDGVLLRECLHCFCKECLRSVILMSEDPQVACPYRDEAYACDRVLQEREIRALVSVDDYERWLQRSLSVAESRCEGSYHCATADCPGWCVYEDTVNTFHCPVCRKHNCLLCKAIHEGMNCKQYQDDLTARAINDSAARRTRDLLKVKHKQILVCISKLILLLILERRCIALSAASLCRRRRAVTGFAVLSATLRSAGSPEDHAGGPKVLETQVEAAAAMSTNRDATRNARTVTKGESRGKGGGMIKRGRERVVSSHASL is encoded by the exons TGGCGATTTGTTCCTCCACTGAAGAAAGACAGCTACCTCCTAAACCTCTGGATACACAGAACAGTGCACCCATGCCACGTACAG AGGAGATCTGTGCGGAGCTGGTTAGCGCAATAGAGGCAGGTGATGTTCGGGTGGCATCTGTCTGTGCATCATCTTTAGCTAAACAGAAAGCTGCTCTAAGCATTCAGCCATCTAAACCAAATTACACAGGCACTGAAATGAG cctgGCTGTGGTAGTAGAGGATGCATCCTCTTCATGTTGTGTCACAGTGAAAGTCGTCCCTCACTCCACAATTGGTGCTCTCAAACAGCAG GTCTTCACAGACTATGGTTTTCATCCATCCGTGCAACGCTGGGTCATTGGCCAGTCTTTGTGCTCTGATCACCGCTCTCTGGCTTCTTACGGAGTTCAGCAAGATGGCGACACTGCGTTCCTTTATCTCATTTCTGCCCGTCAGGACCGTCTCAGTCGAGGGCTTTACCAACAAGCACAACCAGCTTTGGTGGCAGCGTCTAATCATCCCCACCAAGAAGCAGTTACCAATGGGCCAGCACTGAACACAGCCTTAAGACCATACAGCACCCTGCCTACAAGACTTCATAACAGCCATAATACCCCGA GTAACAGTGCGGGAGGTACAGAGAGGCTGGGTTTGGGTGAAATTCGTGACCTCATCAACCTTGAGCTGCCGCAGTTAAACGAAGCCCTGTCGCCCAACAGAACAAGCACACAG CTGGGATGGGCCTGCCCAACCTGTACATATATTAATAAACCGACACGTCCCGGCTGTGAAATGTGTAGTGCAAACAGACCTGAAGGCTACACTGTTCCCGGCAACTACAGACCAGATGCTCTGGAGCTAAGACGCATTCAACAGGAAAAAGAAGCAGTAAGGCAGTACCAACAG GCCAGAGAAGCAGAACGCAGAGAGAACTATGCACGTCTGGTGCAGATGGACGGACAGGATCTGGTTCCTAACCCAGAGAGAGTGGAGTGCAGGATCTGCTATGTGGAGCTTGAGCCTGGCGATGGAGTCCTGCTCCGAGAGTGCCTCCACTGCTTCTGCAA AGAGTGCCTGCGTTCTGTGATTCTGATGTCGGAGGATCCTCAGGTGGCATGTCCATACAGAGACGAGGCCTACGCCTGCGACCGCGTCTTGCAGGAAAGAGAAATCAGAGCT CTGGTGTCAGTAGACGATTATGAGCGCTGGTTGCAGAGGAGTCTGTCTGTTGCAGAGTCTCGATGTGAGGGCAGTTATCACTGTGCTACAGCAGACTGTCCCGGCTGGTGTGTTTATGAAGATACTGTCAACACTTTCCACTGCCCAGTGTGCAGAAAACACAACTGCCTGCTCTGCAAG GCCATTCATGAAGGGATGAATTGTAAGCAGTATCAGGATGATCTAACAGCTCGCGCCATCAATGACTCTGCAGCTCGAAGAACCAGAGACCTGCTGAaggtcaaacacaaacaaatcctTGTCTGTATATCAAAGCTCAT actctTGTTAATTCTGGAGAGGCGATGCATTGCCCTCAGTGCGGCATCATTGTGCAGAAGAAGGAGGGCTGTGACTGGCTTCGCTGTACTGTCTGCCACACTGAGATCTGCTGGGTCACCAGAGGACCACGCTGGGGGCCCAAA GGTCCTGGAGACACAAGTGGAGGCTGCCGCTGCAATGTCAACAAACAGAGATGCCACCCGAAATGCCAGAACTGTCACTAAAGGAGAGAGCAGAGGGAAAGGAGGAGGTATGATtaagcgagggagagagagagtagtgtCATCTCATGCCAGTTTATGA